In one Streptomyces sp. T12 genomic region, the following are encoded:
- a CDS encoding TetR/AcrR family transcriptional regulator, with the protein MTEPAATSQEPGAHARKRLGYGEGREALLKAAVRVVGRRGLRHLTYRAVAEEAGVTHGLVVHHFGSRDALIEESLAYAVRTSLSSSLLEPGTGRPEDFVGGLTAMVEDDADLQAYQYELLLEARRSPELLPQVRELYDEYFGASRRELDRILPEGASPALNRLVFAALDGLVLHQLTGVGDRADTEAALAELRSVLRTLGGTQPGNRD; encoded by the coding sequence ATGACCGAGCCCGCCGCGACCTCGCAGGAACCCGGAGCCCACGCACGCAAGCGGCTGGGGTACGGGGAGGGGCGCGAGGCCCTGCTCAAGGCCGCGGTCCGGGTCGTGGGGCGGCGCGGGCTGCGCCACCTGACCTACCGCGCGGTCGCCGAGGAGGCCGGTGTCACCCACGGTCTCGTCGTCCACCACTTCGGCTCCCGCGACGCGCTGATCGAGGAGTCCCTCGCCTACGCCGTGCGCACCAGCCTGAGCAGCAGCCTGCTGGAGCCCGGCACCGGCCGGCCCGAGGACTTCGTCGGCGGGCTGACCGCCATGGTGGAGGACGACGCCGATCTCCAGGCGTACCAGTACGAGCTGCTGCTGGAGGCCCGCCGCAGCCCGGAGCTGCTGCCGCAGGTGCGTGAACTGTACGACGAGTACTTCGGCGCCTCCCGGCGCGAACTGGACCGCATCCTCCCCGAGGGAGCCTCCCCGGCCCTCAACCGGCTGGTGTTCGCCGCGCTGGACGGCCTCGTACTGCACCAGCTGACCGGTGTAGGAGACCGCGCGGACACCGAGGCGGCCCTCGCCGAACTGCGCTCCGTGCTGCGCACGCTGGGCGGGACGCAGCCGGGGAACCGCGACTGA
- a CDS encoding APC family permease: MDSQTVDTSSQTAEGTRPTATLKRNALGVLGILFFVLSAQAPLTGIAGAVPIAVAVGNGPGVPAAYAVAGAVILLFSVGFVAMGRHVVNAGAFYTYIGKGLGRTTGSASAAVALFAYCTVQAAMYGLYGATVSGLVEHYSGVHIVWWIWALATMVVVQVLGAAGIEIGAKVLAVFVLAEFSILLVFALVTLVKGGGPEGLAVTETFSPGAVLDGAPGVALMFAVASMFGFEATAIYGEEAREPHKTVPRATYLSVAVVTGFFAFVSWMLISAYGPSKATAAAGQALESGDSTLFVFAPIADQFGGWVNDILPILLATSLFAGILAFHNSANRYLFSLSREGLLPGRLRTLNRRRSPRTAGLVQSAIAVLLVTPFALAGKDPVLTLFSWFSGVGVLACMLLYFLTSVSVIAFFRRERLDTRLWHTLIAPALGALGIAGVIWVVLANFTTLIGGDTATATWLVLAVPAVLLLGAGTARLARTR; encoded by the coding sequence GTGGACAGTCAGACAGTCGACACCTCTTCGCAGACAGCAGAGGGCACCCGCCCCACTGCGACTCTCAAACGCAACGCCCTGGGTGTCCTCGGCATCCTCTTCTTCGTCCTGTCCGCCCAGGCACCGCTGACCGGCATCGCGGGCGCCGTCCCCATCGCCGTCGCGGTGGGCAACGGCCCCGGAGTCCCGGCCGCCTACGCCGTCGCCGGCGCGGTGATCCTGCTGTTCTCGGTGGGCTTCGTCGCCATGGGACGGCACGTGGTGAACGCGGGCGCCTTCTACACGTACATCGGCAAGGGCCTCGGCCGGACCACCGGCAGCGCCAGCGCGGCCGTGGCCCTGTTCGCCTACTGCACGGTCCAGGCCGCGATGTACGGGCTGTACGGGGCCACCGTCAGCGGTCTGGTCGAGCATTACTCCGGTGTCCACATCGTCTGGTGGATCTGGGCGCTGGCCACCATGGTCGTCGTCCAGGTACTGGGTGCCGCCGGCATCGAGATCGGCGCCAAGGTGCTCGCCGTGTTCGTGCTGGCCGAGTTCAGCATCCTGCTTGTCTTCGCCCTGGTCACCCTGGTGAAGGGCGGTGGGCCCGAGGGCCTCGCCGTCACCGAGACCTTCTCGCCGGGCGCCGTGCTGGACGGCGCGCCAGGCGTGGCCCTGATGTTCGCCGTCGCGTCGATGTTCGGCTTCGAGGCCACCGCCATCTACGGCGAGGAGGCCCGCGAGCCCCACAAGACCGTGCCCCGGGCGACCTACCTGTCAGTGGCCGTGGTCACCGGCTTCTTCGCCTTCGTCTCCTGGATGCTGATCTCCGCGTACGGGCCCTCGAAGGCCACCGCGGCCGCGGGCCAGGCGCTGGAGAGCGGCGACTCCACGCTGTTCGTCTTCGCGCCGATCGCCGATCAGTTCGGGGGCTGGGTCAACGACATCCTGCCGATCCTGCTGGCCACCTCCCTCTTCGCAGGCATCCTCGCCTTCCACAACTCGGCCAACCGCTACCTGTTCTCCCTCAGCCGCGAGGGCCTGCTCCCGGGCCGCCTGCGCACCCTCAACCGACGCCGGTCGCCCCGGACGGCCGGCCTCGTGCAGAGCGCGATCGCGGTCCTGCTGGTCACGCCGTTCGCCCTGGCGGGCAAGGACCCCGTCCTGACCCTGTTCTCCTGGTTCAGCGGCGTCGGCGTCCTGGCCTGCATGCTGCTGTACTTCCTGACCTCGGTCTCCGTGATCGCCTTCTTCCGCCGCGAGCGGCTCGACACCCGGCTGTGGCACACCCTGATCGCCCCCGCCCTCGGTGCCCTCGGCATTGCGGGCGTGATCTGGGTCGTCCTCGCCAACTTCACGACCCTCATCGGCGGCGACACCGCCACGGCCACCTGGCTCGTCCTGGCCGTCCCGGCCGTGCTGCTGCTGGGCGCCGGAACCGCCCGCCTGGCCCGCACCCGCTGA
- a CDS encoding gamma-glutamyl-gamma-aminobutyrate hydrolase family protein, whose protein sequence is MTRPLIAVPARFSATTSALRFAAEVNARMLIEAVWRAGGEPVSIHPADTDTAARLTRFDGLLLPGGGDLAPHRYGVTDVHDTVYDVDDLQDTFDLDAARAALELGLPLLAICRGLQAVNVALGGTLEQDMGGPESDHRHRVHPVSVERGSTLHLALGAEKADASCYHHQRVDRLGTGLTVTATAADGTVEGVELPGSRGWFTAVQWHPEDTADADPVQQSLFDALVRAAAGETA, encoded by the coding sequence GTGACCCGCCCACTCATCGCCGTCCCGGCCCGCTTCTCCGCGACGACCTCCGCCCTGCGCTTCGCCGCCGAGGTCAACGCGCGCATGCTGATCGAGGCCGTGTGGCGGGCCGGCGGCGAACCGGTGAGCATCCATCCCGCCGACACGGACACGGCCGCCCGCCTCACCCGCTTCGACGGTCTGCTCCTGCCCGGCGGTGGCGACCTCGCCCCGCACCGCTACGGCGTCACCGACGTCCACGACACCGTCTACGACGTCGACGACCTGCAGGACACCTTCGATCTCGACGCCGCCCGTGCCGCCCTGGAGCTGGGCCTGCCCCTGCTGGCCATCTGCCGCGGCCTCCAGGCCGTCAACGTGGCCCTCGGCGGCACCCTGGAACAGGACATGGGAGGACCGGAGTCGGACCACCGGCACCGCGTCCACCCCGTGAGCGTCGAGCGCGGCAGCACACTGCACCTGGCCCTCGGGGCCGAGAAGGCGGACGCCTCCTGCTACCACCACCAGCGCGTCGACCGCCTGGGCACGGGCCTGACCGTCACCGCCACGGCGGCGGACGGCACGGTGGAAGGCGTCGAACTGCCCGGTTCCCGCGGCTGGTTCACGGCCGTCCAGTGGCATCCGGAGGACACGGCCGACGCGGATCCGGTCCAGCAGTCGCTGTTCGACGCGCTGGTGCGGGCAGCCGCCGGCGAGACCGCCTGA
- a CDS encoding LLM class flavin-dependent oxidoreductase, which produces MTLTPRKPPRMLFVLSENWTLTGGRADLPTAVRWAREAEDAGFDAVMVSEHIVLGPDAGADGIMGNPREYALPGNQDPYTPWPNSLLLLAAIASVTERIRLAAAAVLAPLRHPLVLARELGTLDLLSEGRLVVQPTVSWSRDEYEALGVPFGRRGRLLDEHLEVWAKAWGPSPMSHDGPDYPFQDVYFEPKAYRPDGPRLWFGGQRLHGPVLRRLVEYGHGFHPLGRPTPEDLQVLKDALAGAGRDIADLEMIGGTQAVFPDDRSPADLAAALASIPEQLESGFTTFCIKPNQFIDDPDGVGAFCREVMRRVEALTS; this is translated from the coding sequence ATGACACTCACTCCCCGCAAGCCCCCCCGCATGCTGTTCGTCCTCAGCGAGAACTGGACCCTGACCGGAGGCCGGGCCGACCTGCCCACCGCGGTGCGGTGGGCCCGCGAGGCGGAGGACGCCGGTTTCGACGCCGTCATGGTCAGCGAGCACATCGTTCTCGGGCCCGACGCGGGAGCCGACGGGATCATGGGCAACCCCCGGGAGTACGCCCTGCCGGGAAACCAGGACCCGTACACCCCCTGGCCGAACTCCCTGCTCCTGTTGGCCGCGATCGCCTCGGTCACCGAGCGCATCCGACTGGCCGCCGCGGCCGTCCTGGCCCCGCTGCGGCACCCGCTGGTGCTCGCCCGGGAGCTCGGCACCCTCGACCTGCTCAGTGAGGGCAGGCTGGTGGTGCAGCCCACGGTGAGCTGGAGCCGGGACGAGTACGAGGCCCTCGGCGTGCCGTTCGGCCGGCGGGGGCGGCTGCTCGACGAGCATCTGGAGGTCTGGGCGAAGGCGTGGGGCCCCTCGCCCATGTCCCACGACGGCCCGGACTACCCCTTCCAGGACGTCTACTTCGAGCCCAAGGCGTACCGGCCCGACGGCCCCCGGCTGTGGTTCGGCGGACAGCGCCTGCACGGCCCGGTGCTGCGGCGGCTCGTGGAGTACGGGCACGGCTTCCACCCGCTCGGCCGACCCACGCCCGAGGACCTCCAGGTCCTCAAGGACGCGCTGGCCGGGGCCGGCCGTGACATCGCCGACCTGGAGATGATCGGCGGCACCCAGGCCGTGTTTCCCGACGACCGCTCACCGGCCGACCTCGCAGCGGCCCTCGCCTCGATTCCCGAGCAACTGGAGAGCGGCTTCACGACCTTCTGCATCAAGCCGAACCAGTTCATCGACGACCCGGACGGCGTCGGAGCGTTCTGCCGTGAGGTCATGCGCCGTGTGGAGGCACTGACCTCCTGA
- a CDS encoding 3,4-dihydroxyphenylacetate 2,3-dioxygenase, protein MGEIVGAGLLAHVPTIVLPRQERLELNEGKEITLVTGLEQLRRDVFERDDYDTVVVLDSHWATTVEFVVTAQQRRAGLFTSEELPRGMCRMPYDFPGDPELARNIERFADRHGTWITAIDDDHLPIYYATINLWKFLGEGLADKRWVTIGVCQTGDMEDHLRLGRALADGIAATPGRRVLLIASGALSHTFWPLRELRDHEASDPVHIFTPEAREADHERIAWFKEGRHDKVLDTMDEFWKHKPEARFFHYLMMAGALGEQACVARARQYGEYENSIGTGQVHLWFDRPADGWTGTGLPAPRTPHSSV, encoded by the coding sequence ATGGGTGAGATCGTCGGGGCGGGCCTCCTCGCCCACGTCCCCACCATCGTCCTCCCGCGGCAGGAGCGCCTGGAGCTGAACGAGGGCAAGGAGATCACCCTCGTCACCGGCCTGGAACAGCTGCGCAGGGACGTCTTCGAGCGCGACGACTACGACACCGTCGTCGTCCTCGACTCGCACTGGGCGACGACGGTCGAGTTCGTCGTCACCGCCCAGCAGCGCCGGGCGGGACTGTTCACCTCCGAGGAACTGCCGCGCGGGATGTGCCGGATGCCGTACGACTTCCCCGGCGACCCCGAACTCGCCCGGAACATCGAGAGGTTCGCCGACCGGCACGGCACCTGGATCACCGCGATCGACGACGACCACCTGCCGATCTACTACGCCACCATCAACCTCTGGAAGTTCCTGGGGGAGGGGCTGGCGGACAAGCGGTGGGTGACCATCGGGGTCTGCCAGACCGGCGACATGGAGGACCACCTCCGGCTCGGCCGGGCGCTCGCCGACGGCATCGCCGCCACCCCGGGCCGCCGCGTCCTGCTGATCGCCTCCGGCGCCCTCTCCCACACCTTCTGGCCCCTGCGCGAGCTGCGCGACCACGAGGCCAGCGACCCGGTGCACATCTTCACCCCCGAGGCCCGCGAGGCCGATCACGAGCGGATCGCCTGGTTCAAGGAGGGCCGTCACGACAAGGTCCTCGACACCATGGACGAGTTCTGGAAGCACAAGCCCGAGGCGAGGTTCTTCCACTACCTGATGATGGCCGGCGCCCTCGGCGAGCAGGCCTGCGTGGCCAGGGCCCGCCAGTACGGGGAGTACGAGAACTCGATCGGCACCGGCCAGGTCCACCTGTGGTTCGACCGTCCGGCCGACGGCTGGACCGGCACCGGCCTGCCCGCCCCGCGCACCCCGCACAGCAGCGTCTAG
- a CDS encoding aldehyde dehydrogenase, translating into MTEHTLTVAGVAIDTRHWIGGERVASTETFTDVSPIDGRAIGEIARGTVTEAAAAVAAAKAAFPAWAATSRAERARLLHAIADGVEKRIEEFAIVETTDNGALLRSHRRGVMPRVAHNFRFFADWLLKLEHEDFETRGHGNHVSWDPAGPCVLITPWNAPLMLATWKVAPALAAGDTVVLKPAEWSPLTASLLADIAAEAGLPAGVLNVVQGYGSEVGDPLTSHPDVRRISFTGSVPTAQRIAASAAANLTPLSLELGGKSPLLVFADADLDLAVDLAVEQYDNAGQVCLAATRLLVEEPVAKEFTQRFVAKATALKQGDPRDEATDIGPTIHTRQLEKIDGFVQRAIAGGARAVIGGHRKDGLYYAPTLLTDVAQDSEIVQEEVFGPVLTLQTFTTEEEAVRLANDTRFGLAATLATGDPGRAERVTAQLVAGTVWVNCFFVRDLRAPFGGSRHSGVGREGGTWSFDFYCDVKNTVTAPSGWSNHG; encoded by the coding sequence ATGACCGAGCACACCCTCACGGTGGCCGGGGTCGCCATCGACACCCGGCACTGGATCGGCGGCGAACGCGTCGCCTCCACCGAGACGTTCACCGACGTCTCACCGATCGACGGCCGCGCGATCGGTGAGATCGCCCGGGGCACCGTCACGGAGGCCGCCGCCGCCGTCGCCGCCGCCAAGGCCGCCTTCCCCGCCTGGGCCGCCACCTCCCGAGCCGAACGCGCCCGCCTCCTGCACGCCATCGCCGACGGGGTCGAGAAGCGGATCGAAGAGTTCGCCATTGTGGAGACCACCGACAACGGGGCGCTGCTGCGTTCGCATCGGCGCGGTGTCATGCCCCGGGTCGCGCACAACTTCCGCTTCTTCGCCGACTGGTTGCTGAAGCTGGAGCACGAGGACTTCGAGACGCGCGGGCACGGCAATCACGTCTCGTGGGACCCGGCCGGGCCCTGCGTGCTCATCACGCCGTGGAACGCGCCCCTGATGCTGGCCACCTGGAAGGTCGCCCCCGCCCTCGCCGCCGGCGACACCGTCGTCCTCAAGCCTGCCGAGTGGTCCCCGCTGACCGCGTCCCTGCTCGCGGACATCGCGGCCGAGGCCGGGCTGCCGGCCGGGGTGCTGAACGTCGTGCAGGGCTACGGCTCCGAGGTCGGCGACCCCCTCACCTCGCATCCGGACGTGCGGCGCATCAGCTTCACCGGCTCGGTGCCGACGGCACAGCGGATCGCCGCCTCGGCGGCCGCGAATCTCACGCCCCTGAGCCTCGAACTCGGCGGCAAGTCACCGCTGTTGGTGTTCGCCGACGCCGACCTCGACCTCGCCGTCGACCTCGCCGTGGAGCAGTACGACAACGCCGGGCAGGTGTGCCTGGCCGCGACGCGCCTGCTGGTCGAGGAGCCGGTGGCGAAGGAGTTCACCCAGCGGTTCGTGGCGAAGGCCACGGCGCTGAAGCAGGGCGACCCACGCGACGAGGCCACCGACATCGGGCCCACCATCCACACCCGGCAACTGGAGAAGATCGACGGCTTCGTGCAGCGTGCCATCGCGGGCGGGGCGCGGGCTGTCATCGGCGGGCATCGCAAGGACGGCCTGTACTACGCGCCGACGCTGCTCACCGACGTCGCCCAGGACAGCGAGATCGTCCAGGAGGAGGTCTTCGGTCCGGTCCTGACCCTCCAGACCTTCACCACCGAGGAGGAAGCCGTCCGCCTCGCCAACGACACCCGCTTCGGCCTGGCCGCCACCCTCGCCACCGGGGACCCCGGGCGCGCCGAACGCGTCACCGCACAGCTGGTCGCCGGCACGGTCTGGGTCAACTGCTTCTTCGTACGCGACCTCCGGGCACCCTTCGGCGGCTCCCGCCACTCCGGCGTCGGCCGCGAGGGCGGCACCTGGAGCTTCGACTTCTACTGCGACGTCAAGAACACCGTGACCGCGCCGAGCGGATGGAGCAACCATGGGTGA
- a CDS encoding fumarylacetoacetate hydrolase family protein: MPEYRRILLDGAAVQVTVDGDELLAGDGRRVKTDEAHHLPPVVPSKVIAVHLNHQSRVDEFRIDLPDTPTYFHKPTSSLNSHQGAVVRPEGCKWLNYEGEVAIVIGRTARNISPAQAGEYIAGYTVANDYGLHDFRDTDAGSMLRVKGSDTLCPLGPGLVTDWDFRGKYLRTYVNGQVVQDGSTDEMKWDMHYLVADIARTITLHPGDVLLSGTPANSRPVRPGDVVEVEVEGLGRLTNHIVTGPTPIRTDVGAQPTESEEVLSTALGGDWEFRGIRAPRR; the protein is encoded by the coding sequence ATGCCCGAATACCGCCGCATCCTCCTCGACGGCGCAGCCGTCCAGGTCACCGTCGACGGGGACGAACTCCTCGCCGGAGACGGCCGCCGCGTCAAGACCGACGAGGCGCACCACCTGCCTCCGGTCGTCCCGTCCAAGGTGATCGCCGTCCACCTGAACCACCAGAGCCGGGTCGACGAGTTCCGGATCGACCTGCCCGACACACCCACGTACTTCCACAAGCCGACCTCGTCCCTCAACTCCCACCAGGGCGCCGTTGTCCGTCCCGAGGGCTGCAAATGGCTCAACTACGAGGGCGAGGTCGCCATCGTCATCGGCAGGACCGCGAGGAACATCTCCCCGGCACAGGCGGGGGAGTACATCGCCGGCTACACCGTCGCCAACGACTACGGCCTGCACGACTTCCGTGACACCGACGCCGGCTCCATGCTCCGCGTCAAGGGCTCGGACACGCTCTGCCCGCTGGGTCCGGGACTCGTCACCGACTGGGACTTCCGCGGCAAGTACCTGCGCACCTACGTCAACGGCCAGGTGGTGCAGGACGGTTCGACCGACGAGATGAAGTGGGACATGCACTACCTCGTCGCCGACATCGCCCGCACCATCACCCTCCACCCCGGCGACGTGCTGCTGTCGGGCACCCCCGCCAACTCCCGTCCCGTCCGGCCCGGCGACGTCGTCGAGGTCGAGGTCGAGGGACTGGGCCGCCTGACCAACCACATCGTCACCGGCCCCACCCCGATCCGCACCGATGTCGGCGCCCAGCCCACCGAGTCCGAGGAGGTGCTGTCCACCGCGCTCGGCGGCGACTGGGAGTTCCGCGGCATCCGTGCTCCCCGACGGTAG
- a CDS encoding aldehyde dehydrogenase, giving the protein MLDATHDELLRRARALGLPAHHHIDGTDEPGGGATFPVVSPRDGQTLIHVSDATGDEVDLAVAAARRAFDSGPWPGLAPADRGRILLRMAELLEEEREKLALVITLEMGKPIADAYAVEVRAAVNTFRFYGQLADKLTDESPHTVTDALALITREPAGVVGAVVPWNFPLTLASWKVAPALAAGCAVVLKPSEYSPLSALLLGRIGTEAGLPPGVLNVVTGDGPVAGRALGLHPDVDVLAFTGSTAVGRHFLHYAADSNLKRVWLELGGKSPNIILPDAPDLDRAAATAAWGIFFNQGEMCTAPSRLLVHSSIAERVTEAVVRRAEELRVGDPLDPVTEMGALVRQAHLDRVCDHIAEGRAAGARLRTGGERTLTDTGGSYLRPTVFDRVDPGMRLAREEIFGPVLSVLAFDDLEEAVRLANATEYGLAAGLWTSDLSTAHKVSRALKAGTVWINCYEEGDLTVPFGGMKQSGNGRDKSAHALEKYTELKTTWIQL; this is encoded by the coding sequence ATGCTGGACGCCACCCACGACGAACTCCTGCGCCGCGCCAGGGCGCTCGGCCTGCCCGCCCACCACCACATCGACGGCACCGACGAGCCCGGCGGCGGCGCCACCTTCCCCGTCGTCTCTCCCCGGGACGGCCAGACCCTCATTCACGTCTCTGACGCGACCGGGGACGAGGTCGACCTCGCGGTCGCGGCCGCCCGCCGTGCCTTCGACTCCGGCCCCTGGCCCGGCCTCGCCCCGGCCGACCGCGGCCGCATCCTGCTGCGGATGGCCGAACTCCTGGAAGAGGAAAGGGAGAAACTCGCCCTCGTCATCACCTTGGAGATGGGCAAACCCATCGCCGACGCGTACGCCGTCGAAGTGCGCGCCGCGGTCAACACCTTCCGCTTCTACGGCCAGCTCGCGGACAAACTCACCGACGAGTCCCCCCACACCGTCACCGACGCCCTCGCCCTGATCACACGTGAACCGGCGGGCGTGGTCGGCGCGGTCGTCCCGTGGAACTTCCCTCTGACGCTCGCGAGCTGGAAGGTGGCCCCCGCCCTGGCGGCCGGCTGCGCCGTCGTCCTCAAGCCGTCGGAGTACTCGCCCCTGTCGGCCCTCCTCCTGGGCCGTATCGGCACCGAGGCCGGTCTCCCGCCGGGCGTCCTGAACGTCGTCACCGGCGACGGCCCCGTCGCCGGCCGTGCGCTCGGCCTGCATCCCGACGTCGACGTGCTGGCGTTCACCGGCTCCACCGCCGTCGGCCGTCACTTCCTGCACTATGCCGCCGACTCCAACCTCAAGCGGGTCTGGCTGGAACTGGGCGGAAAGTCACCCAACATCATCCTCCCCGACGCCCCCGACCTGGACCGGGCCGCGGCCACCGCGGCATGGGGCATCTTCTTCAACCAGGGCGAGATGTGCACCGCCCCCTCCCGGCTCCTGGTCCACTCCTCCATCGCCGAGCGCGTCACGGAAGCCGTCGTGCGCCGCGCCGAGGAACTCCGGGTGGGCGACCCCCTGGACCCGGTGACGGAGATGGGCGCGCTGGTCCGGCAGGCACACCTGGACCGCGTGTGCGACCACATCGCCGAGGGCCGCGCGGCGGGCGCCCGTCTGCGCACCGGCGGCGAACGCACCCTGACGGACACCGGAGGCAGCTATCTGCGGCCGACCGTCTTCGACCGCGTCGATCCCGGCATGCGGCTGGCCCGCGAGGAGATCTTCGGCCCGGTGCTGTCCGTCCTGGCCTTCGACGACCTGGAGGAGGCGGTGCGGCTGGCGAACGCCACCGAGTACGGCCTCGCGGCCGGCCTGTGGACCTCCGACCTGTCCACCGCCCACAAGGTCTCCCGAGCCCTGAAAGCCGGCACTGTCTGGATCAACTGCTATGAGGAGGGCGACCTGACCGTCCCCTTCGGCGGCATGAAGCAGTCCGGCAACGGCCGTGACAAGTCCGCGCACGCCCTGGAGAAGTACACCGAGCTCAAGACCACCTGGATCCAGCTGTGA
- a CDS encoding MarR family winged helix-turn-helix transcriptional regulator, whose amino-acid sequence MPGQRSITEAEKLADAKLGGFPIRREQMAAVANIYRAASAVRQHLENSVLRGSDLTWTAFVVLWVVWVWGESETRHVAEEAGISKGTLTGVARTLESRGLLRRAGHPTDGRLVLLSLTDEGEELMRRVFPAFNEEEAFVTSRLSDAECRSLAEGLRQVVMQVEENGEERRQALLDGAEPAPRRSGRRPRT is encoded by the coding sequence GTGCCCGGCCAGCGATCCATCACCGAAGCCGAGAAGCTCGCGGACGCGAAGCTCGGAGGATTCCCGATCCGCCGGGAGCAGATGGCCGCCGTGGCGAACATCTACCGGGCGGCCTCCGCGGTCCGGCAGCATCTGGAGAACTCGGTGCTGCGCGGCTCGGACCTGACCTGGACGGCGTTCGTCGTGCTGTGGGTGGTCTGGGTGTGGGGTGAGTCGGAGACCCGTCATGTGGCGGAGGAGGCGGGGATCTCCAAGGGCACGCTGACGGGTGTGGCCCGCACGCTGGAGTCCCGTGGGCTGCTGCGGCGGGCGGGCCATCCGACCGACGGGCGGCTGGTGCTGCTGAGCCTCACCGACGAGGGCGAGGAACTCATGCGCCGGGTGTTCCCGGCGTTCAACGAGGAGGAGGCCTTCGTCACTTCGCGGCTCAGCGACGCCGAGTGCCGCAGCCTGGCCGAAGGACTGCGCCAGGTCGTGATGCAGGTGGAGGAGAACGGCGAGGAACGGCGCCAGGCGCTGCTGGACGGCGCCGAGCCCGCGCCGCGGCGCAGCGGGCGTCGGCCCCGGACCTGA